The Lemur catta isolate mLemCat1 chromosome 6, mLemCat1.pri, whole genome shotgun sequence sequence TCTGGTGGCTaggtaagaaaataatatgaaagccTGCTTTTCTGTAGTTTGAAGAGCATGTGAATTCGAGTATATATGCTTAactaaaggatttaaaatatgtCCAACATAGTGATTTATGGGGAGAGAAAGCACAGATAAGCTCTTGCTCCATCCAGATGACACTATTCACTCAAACCCACTCAAATCCCTGGGGACATGAGCTCTCCCTGTTTTTGTAACCTGAAATCTCTATCCAATCCCTCTTGTCATTCAAATTTCTCCTGGCTTGTGATTTTCAATATGAAATTCCAGTCACTCCTAAAACATATTACTTTAGCTTACAgtgatctctctctccctctttagAAACTCTTAACATTGTACCAAAAAGAGGACTTGGCACTTAAAAGACCAAGTCAATAAACActttttgaataaaagaataaacatgcCTAGCACTTTACAAAGTGATCTTATATACGACTGTATCTTTTGAGAGCAATCCCACATGCTGGGCATAGTGcagacattattttttcttttacactggCAACAGGCTCAGATAGCTTTATACCTTATCCTGGTCATACTAGAAGGAGCAAAGTGTAGGCTGGAGTATAGGTTTTGTAAACGTAATGTagttctctctcccctcctcttactcatccttcaagcTGGATTATTTGGGTCCTAAAGTTGCATGCAATGgtgtagttttaaaaagaaaggtattTGGAGAGTGTCCATTTTACTTTAAGATTTTTAGAGAGtaattaagtaatttaaaacattgctTTATATGAAAGTACAAATAGATATATAAGGGAAAGAATTCACAATCCCcattatttcaaaaaagaatatatgtaagcTTGACTTGGgacaaacacatatttttaaggagctctcttattcttttctttttatcgtGTTCTACCAGCATgcctgcacacatacacacacacccctactgAGTTGGGGACAGCACTTCACCCAGAAGAGAACCTAAGATTTGCatacaataatataaatacaaacaagaaacaaaaaagcaaatgaaaaaaaaaagaacccaaactgCCTGTTGGAGAATGATTTCTATCTGGGTGTAGGGTATCCTGAGAAAGATGAAGAATACAACAGAGGGAATTCCAAGGTAACTCTAATgactgcaaaagaaaataaaggtctgtaaaaaaaatgatggaaatataattttatgcaaaatgaaaTGAGTATACTAAAGCCTTTCTTATGTTAGTCATGAGGCAGAGAGAGTGATATCTCCTGTTGCTTGTCTGCTTCACTCCCATGTATACAAGAGGAAAGCCTACTTTTTGACATAACCCATTCTTTATATGAAATCCCCAATCAGTTCCCATTCAAAAGAGAGGCCCATTTGGGAAAAAGATCTAGGTAAATATACAAGGAACCTTTTCAAACTATGTGGAGCCATCAACCTGTTCTTGTATGTTAACATAAACAGAAATCAAGGATAGCAAACTTGAGGAAAAGCAAAGTCTTGAAAGATCGTATGGATCCTGGATTGAATCTTGGAAACAAAAAGGACATTAgaggaaaaactgatgaaatctgaataaaatttagagtttagttaatagtaatgtaccaaagtttatttcttgcttttgatAAATGTACTATGGTAACCTTAGGGGAAGATGAGTAAAGGATATATGTGAACTCTACCACctctgcaacttttctgtaaatctaaaattgttacaaaataaataaagaaagaaaaaatcctgaaagaacGGGACTTCAAAATCACTCTGGCACTATTGTAATCCTTTTTTATAGAAGAGGATACTGGGGCTTAGAGAGGTtagataacttgcccaaagtcttaCAGTGAGTATATGGCAGATTAGTGTATGAGTCATAtaccaaaatttttctttaattttccaaaatttggcCTCCTTAGCtgttctagtttttttttaaagttgattaGGAACAACAACCATATCTTATATAAAATTGTGTCCCTAcatataggaaaacaaaataaatgtctatGGATTATGTCTTGAAAAGTACATACACAATGTCTACACTACTTTGCTGAACATATTCTAtacaatataattaaataaaggTCTTTTAGAGTAGcatgattttctctattttaataatGTCATGACAAAGATTAACTAAGAGTTATAACTACATAAGATTAAAATGCAGTTGGCTTTTCTTCATGAGAGtttatattttcaatctgtggtttCAATAATGAATTTAATGTACATTCCTTAGAATTACATTGAACTTTTCTGATGTTCCTAGATAAATAATGAAACTTGGAATTAATGCTTTAATTTTCCTAAGCTATTTAGTTTGTCCCTTCTTTCTCACAATAATGCTTTGGTAATAAATTAGATTCCAAATTGTATATCTTACGTACACTTAGTTTCAAAGTGTGggattagtttttctattttaaatgtgtgCATTGCTTtagaaaagcaataaagaaatattaaaaacataaattaaggCAAACACAAGGCTCTGGAGGATTTTCCAATATTAGatttgaacacattttaaatgaagaacaTGTTTCAGGCTCTGAATAGAACCAAATGATGGAAAAGGAACAGCTAATTTATATTCACCCAGTAGCCTCAAGTTCAGGTTCAAATATTTAGAAGATACTGATTATTGAGTAATCAATAAAACTCCTGGTTACTGGACACTTTCTCTTCCATGAATTGTCCCAATAGAACCAGTGATTATTTCACAAGCATTAATGGAATGTGTTTTCCTTTCCAGTAGGAGCTTATAGAACCACCATGAGTACAAATATGTATGTTGTTTTCTTGGTATTGACACTCGGCTTCCACTGTATTGTGGGTTTCTTGTTGTGCCCCTTGACAAGCCTGCTGGCTGGCTGGGATTAGGGGTTGGGCCTGTGATGATGGAACAGGGTAAAGTCCATTGGTTTCCAGAATTTTTCATGGCTGACCTGGGTCTCACTACTTAGAAACTGAAAACTAATTTAACTAGTTTGTAGCAGCATGGTTATTCTCATTAAGATAGTTTCCTCCTTGAAAAgaaggacttttttcttttctttttgcacttttcttatatttttctatctctcctgggtgaatgaaaaatatatttaacatagtCCTCCTTAAATAAAGATTCTCTTTGATCTTCTTTGATAAAATAGGGTATCACTTTCTCATCATATTCTGAATTAATAAGCCCCATAAAAGAACATTACATCAAATTTGAGTTTGATGAATTAGCCAAATGTACTGAGTTAGCTGGTGTGGGAGTTGAGGAAAAATATCAGACTTTAATTCTAtattttccctcctctttcaCTTTGCAATTTCTTAGAATAAAagattcaaaaatataaattaaaagttaaactttatattttaaaaattgaggttaGAGTCTCAAGGTGTGTGGTAggaaggagagggggaaaaaagtaacatAAGAGATCTAAGTCAATGATTGCTCATTATTTTGTATTGCATTTCCTCGTCATAAGAGTATTTACCTATGTGCTATTAGATTGGTACAAAAGGAACAtgcctcaaaattataaaagccatacattacaaacccataaccaacatcatactgaatggggaaaagttgacagaatttcccctaagaactggaacaagacaaggatggcCATTGTCTCCACTTCTATTtgacatagtactggaaatcctagccaaaacaatcagtcaagagaaagaaataaagggcattcaaattAGGAACAAGGAGGTCAacctatccctgtttgctgacaatataATCTTTCATCAGGAAAACCCTAAAGGCTCCCAAAAAAGACTCTTAGAATAGATACATAAAtccagtaaagtctcaggttacaaagtcaatgtacacaaaattataaattatttagatttGTGAACCTGAGAAAGAGGACCTCTAGGCAGTAGGGAGATTATTGGCAAAACATGCAAGGCTATAAATTGCCTCATATGCAGCAACAAACGGTTCATTTTGTGTGAATAAaggatgtattaatataaagtagCATTATAGGGAATACATTAAATACTTGGAAAGGCTAAAGTGAAATTAAGGGGTTTCTAATTAATTACTTTCTGCCATGGCACTTAGTGTATACCCTGATTTTAGCTTTCATCATATTTGATgtagttatttatttacatatctcatttttttctaagctGGAGATATCCTCAAGATCAGGGGCTGACTGTCCATTATCAAAATGATAGAACCCAGCTAAGTCTCATAAAAATTACTGACCACTTACTGTGAACCAGAGTGACAAATGCACTAGAAAGgcaggagtaaaaaaaaaaaaaaaaataggaaaaaagtccCTATTGGGAGAGtatagacaataaaaataaatgattaaaatatatttcaggttGTGAGAGTgacaattttaaataggaaagaCCTCACTGTTATAGTAAGATGACATTTCTGCTAAAACTTAAAAGAGAGGGAGATATTGATGCAGATATTTAGTGGAAGCAAACCAGGGCAATGGGAACGGCAGGTATAAAAAACTCTCGGGCTAAAGTCTGGCTAACATATAAGGTCCAGCAAGAAGGCTGGTGTTGGTGACACAAAGAGAATGTGTCAGAGGTACTGTAAGATAAAGTTAGAGAGACAACGTAGGGTACAGGGAAGAGGGTAGCAGACCAGCTATGTTGAATAAGGACTGTGGCTTTTACTCTGAATCAGATGGGAAGCCTTTGGAGAAATTCCAGCCCAAAAGACTCCGTTcgacttatattttaaaaggataagtCTGGGTAGATGGCAACTATagcaatttgtgtgtgtgtgtatctcctcgaaaccttccccttctcccccctcccatctgcccaacacccgatgaatgttactaccatatgtgcacttaagcgctgatcagttaataccaatttgatggtgagtacatgtggtgtttgtgtttccattcttgtgatacttctatTAGTAAaacgggctccagctctacccaggataatacaagaggtgctagatcaccattgttttttgtggctgagtagaactccatggtatgaaAAGAGCATCAGAGAATAGCAGAATGTTGAAGGAGTTGGACAATTCACATTTATCTCAAAATGTCCAAAATTACAACTATCTCCATTTCATACATGGACATACTCATATTTCTTAAAACTGGTATTGCAAATGCTGCATTAAATTCTTTAAACTAGTATatagcaataaatttaaaatatatatttgctgaTTAGAGTTGTGTCTCACTTTGTGTTCTCGCTTTGAGAACACAAtcaaaaatccaaatttattaaatttggatttaataaagtaaaacacTTATGAAGTGTTTACTTTACAAATtcattgttattttgttgttgtaaaaattaaaagtaatgtCAATATAACAGTAGCATTACAGAATGTTTGAAAAATGCAACTTCCTCAAGAAATAACTTCATTTAGggaattgatttttgtctttgCCTAATCACAGATGTATATTTTCCCAGCTCTAATCATAGTATGATACAATTTTGTAACCCATCTACTCctgtaataatataaaatgaacagaCATCTAAGATGTCATATAAcctttttaatctttgtttttaacacCACATAAACTTTCATGAAATAGATATTGAATGAATTAACCATTTTTATGTTAGATATTTCCGTTGACTATCATTTTTCTGTGATATTGAAAACAgcactacatacacacacacaagcacacaccatTATTcatgcacatatttttaaaaaattattttagatgattTTCATTAGCATATATTTTCTATAACTTAGCAGTTATAAAAGTGTTCATGGGGCCCCACCGACCCTTGAGTCCTGTCCTCTCGCTCTCTTCCTCGGACAGCATGAGTTTCACCACTCGATCCACCACCTTCTTCACCAACTACCGGACCCTGGGCTCCGGCCAGGCGCCCAGCCGTGGTGTCCGGCCCGTCAGCAGCGCAGCCAGCGTCTATGCAGGCGCCAGGGGCTCGGGCTCCCGGATCTCCGTGTCCCGCTCCACCAGCATGCGGAGTGGCTGGGGGTCCGGGAGCCCGGCCGCGGGGATGGCGAGGGGTCTGGCAGGAATAGGGGGCATCCAGACCGAGAAGGAGACCATGCAAGAGCTCAACGACCGCCTGGCCTCCTACCTGGACAGAGTGAGGAGCCTGGAGATCGATAATCGGAGGCGGGAAAGCAGAATCCGGGAACACCTGGAGAAGAAGGGGCCCCAGGTCAGAGACTGGGAGCATTACTTTAAAATCATGGAGGACCTGAGGGCTCAGATCTTTGCAAATTCTGTGGACAATGCCCGCATCGTTCTGCAGGTTGACGATGCCCGTCTTGCTGCTGCTGACTTTAGAGTCAAGTGTGAGACAGAGCTGGCCGTGCGCCAGTCTGTGGAGGGCGACATCCATGGGCTCCGCAAGGTCATTGGTGACACCAATATCACTCGGCTGCAGCTGGAGACAGAGACCGAGGCTCTCCAGGAGGAGCTGGTCTTCATGAAGAAGAACCGGGAGGAAGTAAAAGGCCGACAAGCCCAGACTGCCCGCTCTGGGTTGACCGTGGAGGTAGACGCCCCCAAATCCCAGGACCTCCGCAAGATCATGGCGGACATCGGGGCCCGGCACGACGAGCTGGCTCGGAAGAACCGAGAGGAGCTGGACAAGCACTGGTCCCAGCAGACTGAGGAGAGAACCACAGAGGTCACCTCACAGTCCGCTGAGGTCGGTGCTGCCGAGATGACACTCACGGAGCTGAGACGTACGGTCCAGTCCTTGGAGATCGACCTGGACTCCATGAGAAATGTGAAGGCCGACTTAGAGAACAGCCCGAGGGAGGTGGAGGCCCGCTACGCCGTGCGGATGGAGCAGCTCAGCGGGGTCCTGCTGCACCTGGAGTCGGAGCTGGCACAGACCCGGGCAGGGGGCAGCGCCAGGCCCAGGAGTACGAGGCCCTGCTGAACATCAAGGTCAAGCTGGAGGCTGAGATTGCCACCTACCGCCGCCTGCTGGAAGACGGGGAAGACTTCGATCTTGGTGATGCCCTGGACAGCAGCAACTCCATGCTAACCATCCAAAAGACCATGACTCGCGGGATAGTGGACGGCAAAGTGGTGTCTGAGACCAAGGACACCAAAGTTCTGAGGCATTGAGGCAGTAGGACCAGAGTGCCCTTATACCAATAAAAAGTTCACaggtcattgaaaaaaaaaagtgtccatggaattatcaaattattttttcaaagatcaTGACCATTTCTATTCCTTCCAGCAATGCATGTGTACCAACTTGACTGTACCCTTGCCAACCTATATTGcctatatctttaaaatatgttttagcaATTTTAGGTGTTAGACCATtgttttagtttcatttatttttttaattgtgagatataaccaatttttattattattgtgtttcCTCTTGTGAACTTGACTTAGATCACCCAGATTATCTATTGGAGTTTTAATGTTATTTCTTAAGGACTTTTATGCCACCCCTATATTAATCTTTATCCTCTTACTgagatattttttccaattttaaaaggtaattatttattttaacaaagaagTTATATTTGACTTTCTTAATCATGTAAAACGTGACCCTACTTAATTATATGTACACAATTTTCTGTATATTCAACAATTGTAAAAGGTGACATTTATAATCTACTCTATCATCTATTGAGTGAATTTATATCAACAATCACATTATGATGGCAAAAAATGTATGGAATACTGGTTAGGTGCAAATCTCTTTCATGTACTAAAACTCTGGGCTCGGTGTTACTGAGACTACACATGTCAAGGTTCCCAGTTAGTAACTGAAAATAGGTCATCGGACATGgtagatacaaaaatacttaatCGTTAGACAGATAATACAAAAGTCATTTCCTTTggaggaaaatattaaaaggattttTGCTGTTGCTAGTTAGTCTTTTATACGTGAAGAAAAGAAGCAGAACTTGAACTGCAGGAATCCTGTTCTTTTCTTGTTAGGATGTAGTGGCCTTCGAGCAAGCACCACCCCTCACCCCGATTTCAATGTTTCGTGCAGTAAGAGCTGTTTCTCCAGTGTCTTCCTCTACTGATGCTTTACTTTGTGCTGCTGACGTGCGGTTGCCAGAGAAGTTAGATATAGTCTAAATTAGGCTATTGGAAAAATTTCGAGGTCAGCCATTtgctatataaaatattctcaCTGTGGttccttattttctgtttataaacaAAGCTGCAATGTGGAGACAGCTCTCACTTAACAATTCTCTTTCTCTGGCTTATCTGGAATGGAAAGTACTGACCTCAGATATGACTGCCACTgagcactgaaagaaaaagaaaaagatttgaatCTCTGGATCTCACTGGGAGTGAGCTgtgaaatgcacatttttaactAGGACTTTGGCAAACTTGTCAGATAAgctaactctttaaaaaaaaaaaagctctaaaGCACAAACTACTTTACATAGATAAAATTgcttgacttcttttttttctagtagcATTTACCTTACACTGTGATCCAAAGTcagatatttgtaaaatatattctttgtttgAAGCTCAAGTCCAtgctattttgtttcttctctttggcTGAGAACATGCTGGATACTTTTGCTGTGAATGAAATTAATTATTATTGATCAAGTACTGTTGGCATATTCTGTGCTGTACACAACTTAATAGAGGAGACACAGTTCTTGCTAGGGTAGTTTTTATTCTGGGTTAGACAAAATGATAATACACTTTGTACCCAGTCCTGATAGTATTTTTACACTACAGTGTGGTTTAAGGTTGTCATTTCATTTGGTTCACATCATAGTCTCCTTTGCTGGACAATTTTTAGGCAGTGTTCCGAGGCATGGATTGTGAGGAGAGTACTGAATAGTAAAAAGACAGTGTCTGAGGTTCACAAAGGAAGATACTGGGTCATGAGTGATGTAACTAAGAGTAGGTTAGAATACGTTAGCCAAGGTGGAAAGGAAGCATCAAAGAAGATTTGAAGCAAAAAATAGGGTACTTTTCTCACTGGAGgataaagaaaggaaagtctGATGCAGAGGTTGCTTTTAATTCTTGTACTTGCCTCACCCTCTGTTTATTTAATTGCTTCTGcctattatataaaatatctccATCTAAGAGTGCTAAGTATGTTACACAGTTCtcatcattttttaatgtttaatttctatgatggatattttaaaatatttcaaaaatctaattgctattattatcaaAATGATGTCTGCTTAGTTAGAAAGTCAAACAGTACCACGTGACctgtaataaaaatcagaaatcttCTCTAATGGCCACTcccagagatggaaaaaaaaaattcaaaagtggCAAAATCATGACTGTCATCCAACTATGAAATGTgcatatgtcaaatattttatttaattcattaattaataagGCAATTACTTTAAAGGAGAATCACAAAACCAGAGGAATACATAAACCCATCAGGAATTATTTGCATTGCTGTTAGTTGTCTACAAATTACTTCTTTCTCTACAGAGTTGCAAAGTAGCTGAAAGACAATGGAAGGCAGGAGCCCAGTAGACTTTATAACCTGGAAGGAAATGTGCTGAACAATGCAGAGTTCTTTATTGAAGTCACTTCATGATTTTTTTCGTCCATTTCAGTCTTTCACAGTTTTTTCTTACAGTAACCATGTCCAACTTTTGCAGATAATTCTAgtattattaggtcattaaacatgaaataCCAACTTCGAGtctaaagtttagtttattatatctcaaacaagaagcagtgcaattaaccaaagtatgcgcctaaactatcgacatagttttgccatcttaacggtagcttgtttatgccagcagtgaggaagcctggagagcaagtggcaatggaATCACGAAAGGTGTTTCCctcagtttgttgagaattgaatatttttccttgcaagaagtggtccaaagcctggaagaagtggtagtcagttggtccaagatctggtgaatacagGTGGAcggcagagagtttccaagtccagctgctgtagtttgagcagagctgtttgtgcgacatgtggtcaagcattgtctttcAAGAGgcttggcctgtctctattgaccaatctcaactgcttaatcacaagcatcttcattatttcgtccaattggttgcagtagacatctgtaATCGATTGGCCAGGTTTCAAGAAGCTGTCATGGATAATATTTAGAACACTACGACAAAGCTAGAGGCAGAActagtattaggttattaagtatgaaatatccaatttccttaagtactgttTGACAggtgatatctctgacatttcacattgacacttcttcttttattgttattgtgaAGGCATgtcttcagtctttcaaacataTGGTtcagcttgtgattatctttcaaacaatttttagagcaatttttgtgtaataaatcatggataagtcaaataTTCCAGTTATTTTCTAATGTGAGTTCCaccgtggaaccaatgcagcacagacagctcaaaatatcaatgaagtgtttggaagatggctaatgaacacacagcatGTTGATGGCCTGACAAGTTCCAGATCCATTCCGgtaattttaatattgaaaataagcCACATGGGCAGCCTGAGAggaaggtggataatgatgaactgaaagctgtagtggaagggAATTCATCTCAaactatgtgtgaattagcaaggtttgatgttactaacCCAACAATAccggaccatttgaaacaaatcggcaatgtaaagaagctggatagatgggttccgcatgaattaaactagc is a genomic window containing:
- the LOC123640676 gene encoding LOW QUALITY PROTEIN: keratin, type I cytoskeletal 18-like (The sequence of the model RefSeq protein was modified relative to this genomic sequence to represent the inferred CDS: inserted 1 base in 1 codon), coding for MSFTTRSTTFFTNYRTLGSGQAPSRGVRPVSSAASVYAGARGSGSRISVSRSTSMRSGWGSGSPAAGMARGLAGIGGIQTEKETMQELNDRLASYLDRVRSLEIDNRRRESRIREHLEKKGPQVRDWEHYFKIMEDLRAQIFANSVDNARIVLQVDDARLAAADFRVKCETELAVRQSVEGDIHGLRKVIGDTNITRLQLETETEALQEELVFMKKNREEVKGRQAQTARSGLTVEVDAPKSQDLRKIMADIGARHDELARKNREELDKHWSQQTEERTTEVTSQSAEVGAAEMTLTELRRTVQSLEIDLDSMRNVKADLENSPREVEARYAVRMEQLSGVLLHLESELAQTRAXGQRQAQEYEALLNIKVKLEAEIATYRRLLEDGEDFDLGDALDSSNSMLTIQKTMTRGIVDGKVVSETKDTKVLRH